CTATGTACTGGTATGACGCAATCAATGCCTGCGAGAATCTTGACTTTGCCGGACACAACGACTGGAGGCTTCCGAATATAAACGAGCTGATGTCTATTGTGGATCACTCCAGATATGACCCGGCATTTGACCCGCTCTTTTTTACGCCGTTTTCGGATACCTGGACTCCTTGCTGGTCCTCAACTTCAAGCGCGTCTTGGATAGACGGCGCGTGGGCAATGTATCCCTATGACGGCTATAAGACTACCTGGGGAAAACCCTGGGATATGTGTTATGTCAGACCTGTAAGAGGCGGGCAGGCTTAAGAAACGGAGGATATAAAAATGGCAGGCGAAAAAATTACTGTTGAATTCAAAGACGGAAAGAAAATAACCAAATACCCCGGAGGGAAGGTTTCCGAGCAGACCCAGGAGGACCTGGAAAGATACAAAGATTTTCTTACAAGGGAGAGGCAGCGGATTGACCGGCATATCTCTTTAATTGACGATGACCTCAGTCAAATAACGGCAAGCAAGAAGGCAAAGTGAGCGATGGAAAATAATAAAGGCTGGACAAAATTCATAACGCCGGTACTAGTTACGATTGCCATCTTTATGCTGGGCAATATCACTATGCAGCTCAGCCGGCTTGAAGATAGAGTATTCCAGCATCTGGCCAACGACCAGATTCATGCTCCGAGATCTCAATTCGTCTCTAAGGCAGAATTTGACTTGCACTGCAAATTCTCTGAAAAAGAAAACGGTCAAATCTTGAAGGCAATCGATGACTTGAGAAACGATTTAAAGGTAAAAAGCCGAGATGAAAGAAATCAGTAAAGTAAGGCTTGAATTTGACCTGCATGAGTATCGGCAGCTTGCTTTAGTTATTCGGGATCACAAGAGTCTGCTTTATAAGTTAAAAATGAATGAGCTGATTAAGCAGGGCCTTATAAAAGATCTGAATATTATTGTTGGCATACTGGAAAGAGCCGAGCTTAAATAGCTAAAAGGGGAGGTGAAAACATGAAGGTGCTTATAGCTTTTACTCTGGGGAATATCGTCGGCGGATTGGGAATGTTTTTCTATCTTTGGCTGAAAGGCAAGGTGCAGGATGGCGGAAAGCGAAAAATTTAGCCTACTTAAATTCGCTGAGAGCTTTTTTCAGTTTTTGCCGTGGGTTAAGACTTTACGCTACGCAGCCGGTATTGCGCTGATAAGTTTTGTGGGCCTTACGATTTATCGGGCATTCTTTATGCCTACGCAGACTACCAAGCAGGTCACTCATATTATTGCTCAGCCTGGCGCCCAGGTGACGGTAGATCAGAAAAAAGAGGAAAAGAA
This genomic stretch from Candidatus Omnitrophota bacterium harbors:
- a CDS encoding DUF1566 domain-containing protein, with product MQLHLKHRKASRILKRAYEINSDGGLPKTGQSMIYQPGDDGSYQMGYPLGGEARFIDNADGTVVDLATGLMWIKNPQEAGLGSPMYWYDAINACENLDFAGHNDWRLPNINELMSIVDHSRYDPAFDPLFFTPFSDTWTPCWSSTSSASWIDGAWAMYPYDGYKTTWGKPWDMCYVRPVRGGQA